A window of Phycisphaeraceae bacterium genomic DNA:
AACTCCACCCCATCCATCTCCCGTACCAGATCAAACGCCGAAAAAACCCGAAGGCGTCCCCAGCTCCAACGTCCCACTCACCCCGTAACGCACACTCACCAGCGACGGATTGTCATACACCCGTCCCGCCTCCAGCACATCATCCACCACGATCTCAACATAGAAATCCTCCACCTCACTAAACACAGGCGTCGTGATAAAATCCCCGCTGTCAAAAGCAATCGTAAACGCCCCCAACGCCACCGACGACAACCCCAAACCCAAACCCACCCCGCCCATCAACAGGTCGCTTCGCACACGCATCTCAAACCTCCTCAAGCCATCCCGGACCGCAACATCCCGGCACCCCTGTCAGCAGGATAACCATCGCCTCCCCTTACTCACGAAAAAACCGGCTCAGACCGCCGCCAGCGGCTTCTCGCCCTGATTCAGCACCGGCAGGGCAACCAACGACCCATCCCGACGCGCCATCAGCGCCCCCTCACGAGCCTTCGACGCATGCCCCGGCGACCGATCCAGCGCCGCCGCCGGGTCCGCCGCGTGCTCCACCTCATCGAACGTCGTGAACGACAACCCAAGATCCCGCAACATCTGATGATCCTGCTTCGGCGTCCGCCCAAACGTCGTCAGGTAGTTCCCGATCAGGAAACTCGACCCGCCAGCGAAGAAAATCCACGACTGCATATCCCGCAGAATCTTCTCCCGACCCCCCGCGATCTTCAGCTCACGATCCGGCAACAGGAACCGGTACACCGCGATGATCTGCAGCGCCTCCATCGGCTCCAGAGGCGTCACCTCGCCGTACATCGGCGTCCCCTGAATCGCATTGAGAAAGTTGATCGGCACCACATCCGCGCCCAGGTCCCGCAGCGCCAACGCCATATCGATCCGATCGTCCCAATCCTCACCCATCCCGAAAATCCCGCCAGAACAGATCGACAACCCCGCCGCCTTCGCGTTCTGAATTGTCCGCACACGATCCTGATAGCTGTGCGTCGATACGATCTGATCAAAATGACGCGCCGACGTCTCCAGATTGTGATTGACCCGCTGCACACCCATGTCCTTGAGTCGCTTCGCCTGCTCAGGCGTCAACTCCCCCAGCGTCGCGCACGGCCGGATCTTCCCCTCCTCCGCGGTCTTGCGGAAAAACGGCTCCATCCAGTCCAGCTCACGCTCCGTAGGACCCCGCCCCGAGTTCACAATCCCCATCGACGACGCACCGTTCGCCATCGCCTCATCCGAAGCATTGAGCATGTCTTCCACGCTCATCTTGTCAGGCGTCACATGCGTCTTGTAATGCTTCGACTGCGAGCAATACGAACAATCCTCCGAACAAGCCCCCGTCTTGCCCGTCACGATCGAACAGAACTTCACCTGACGACCCACGAACCGGATCCGGATCTTGTTCGCCCAGTAAAACAGGTCGTAAAGATCATCCCCCTCCAGCGTCGCGAGAAAACGAGCCTGCTCACGATCAAGCTGACCACCGCCCAGCACCAAAAGGGCCAGCGTCGCGATCTGCTCACTACGATCAGGGTGGTTCGGCGAAATCATCACAGCCTCTTCCATCAGGTCAGGGTCAACGAACTCTTCTCAACGACGCCGCGGCTCTTCCGCAGGGGTCGAAAACATCTCGGGAAGACTCAGCACACCAGCCGGAGCCATCTGGCGACGATTCACATCCAGCCGATACACAAACAGACGCTCCGTCCGGTTGTCCAGCACAAACAACGACTCCTCGCCGTTGCGCGTCTGCGCCGTCATCAGCGTGATGTCATCACGATTCACCAGCAACGCCGCCTCCGCACGATTCTCCAGCCACCCACGCGACTGCGACAACAGCAACCCGCTCAGCACGAACGCCGAAGCGATCAGCACATAACAAGCCAGCCGCGTCACCAGGCCGTTCGAGTCCATCTTGCTCTCAGAGTGCGTCATCTCAAGGTCTTCCGTTACAGGTCAGTTCTTCAAAAGATAAAGGCGATAAAGGTGGAGTCGTGGGTGGGTCAGCGTCGCGAGCGATCGCTATCGGCCTCAGCCAGATCACGCGTCAAGTCACGAGACGCGATGAACTCAAACCGGTTGGTCGACGCATTGAAAAACCCCGAGATCACCCGCGAGTTGGTCAGGTTCACCACATAGATCGCCGCTTGATTCGACCGCCCCGTTGCCTCCCCCGCGATCATCAGGTAGTTGCCCCGTGCCATCCCGCCCTGCGCCAGCGCCATCTCAGGAACAGGCCCCAGCGACGTGAACGCCACCCCGAACAACAGCACAGCATTAACAACCAGCAGCGAGGCAAGAGTGCGCGGGCCCATCGTGACTCCTCCGAACAGAACAAACAGGACGCCAAGACGCCCGCTCCGATCAATCCTGGTGTGTACGCTTCGAGTTCTTGAAGCTCCCCCAGAGCATCAACGCGACCAGCAGCCCCGCCACCACCATCACGATCCAGTCCGGCACCGCCGGATCCTTCAAATCACTCACCCCTTGGGCAAGCACCAACACCGTCTCAGGCAGGATCGTCATCATGCCGTCAATATAGACCCATCCTCCCCCATCGGCAATGATCAAGAGACCGTAAGGTACGAACGATGACCCTCACCCTCTGGATGCTCGCCGCCTACCTCGCCGGATCCATCCCCTTCGGACTGCTCATCGGTCGCGCCAGGGGTATCGACATCCGTCACCACGGCAGCAAGAACATCGGGGCCACCAACGTCGGCCGCGTCCTCGGACGCCCCCTCGGGCTCCTCTGCTTCGCCCTCGACCTCGCCAAGGGACTGACCCCCGTTCTCCTCTACTGCACCCTCGGTCCCGGCGTCGCTCCCGGCTCCGGCCTCCTCGCCGCCCTCTCGGGACTCGCCGTAGCCGTCGCCGCCATGGCCGGACACATCCTCCCCATCTGGCTCAAGTTCAAAGGCGGCAAAGGCGTCGCCACCGGCCTCGGCATCACCCTCGGCCTCTACCCCATCCTCACCCTCCCCGCCGTCGCCGTCGGACTCCTCTGGCTCGCCACCACCTGGATCACCGGCTACGTCTCCCTCGCCTCCGTCATCGCCTCCGCCCTACTCCCACCTCTCGCCCTCGTCAGCTCCCTCGTCCAAGGCGGAACCCCCGCCGAAGCCGCCACCTACACCACCATCACCACCGCCCTCGCCGCCATGATCATCATCCGACACCGCGCCAACCTCCAACGACTCCGCCAAGGCACCGAAGCCCGAGTCAAATGGGCCCGCACCAAATAAACTCAGGGTGGCCGGGGTCCGGCAAAGCCGGCCCCCGGATCCATCACCTCTCGCCAACCCTGCGTAGCCTTGGCGAAGCAGGGCCCTCTTCCCATACCATAACCCTCCCGGCGCACCCCGCGCCCTCTCAACATCCCAACCCTCGGAGCCTCCCATGCCCGACACGCCAAAACCCGTGGTCGTCATCGTCCGCGACGGCTGGGGACGAAACCCCAACCCGCAGCACGACGCCTTCAACGCCATCAAACTCGCCAACACCCCACGCTGCGACGCCCTCCTCGACCGCTACCCCCACACCCTCATTCACACCTCTGGCGAAGACGTAGGCCTCCCCGAAGACACCATGGGCAACTCCGAAGTCGGCCACCAGAACATCGGTGCCGGCCGCGTCGTCGACCAGGAATCCGTCCGCATCACCAAAGCCATCCGCGACCAATCCTTCTTCGAGATCCCCGCCCTCGTCAACGCCGTCAAACGCACCAAAACCGGCGCACGACGCTTCGTCCACCTCATGGGCATCGCCTCCGACGCCGGCGTCCACGGACTCATGGACCACCTCTACGCCTGCCTCGAACTCTGCAAACGACTCGGACAGCAACGCGTCGCCCTCCACCTCTTCACCGATGGCCGCGACACCGGACCCTTCACCGGCAAAGACTTCATCCAGCAGATCGAAGCCAAATGCAAAGAGATAGGCGTCGGACAGATCGCCTCCATCGCCGGACGATACTACGCCATGGACCGCGATAACCGTTGGGAGCGCGTCGAACAGGCCTACGCCTGCCTCACCGGGATCCACGGCCGCAAACTCGAACTCCCCATAGCACCCTCCGCACAACAGGCCATCCAGAACTACTACGACCAACCCGCCAACGACTCCCAGCAGGGCGACGAGTTCATCGTCCCCACCATGATCGGCGACTCCATCGACGACGCCCTCGCCACCCGCATCTCCGCCGACGACACCGTCATCTTCTACAACTACCGCGGCGACCGCCCCCGCGAGATCGTCAAAGCCTTCGTCCTCCCCAACGACCAGTGGGACAACGTCCCCCCCTCACCCGACACCGGCACCCGCGGCTTCAACCGCACCCGCCGCCTGGGCGTCGAGATGGTCACCCTCACCGCCTACGAACAAGGACTACCCGTCAAAGTCGCCTTCCCCAAGCCTCCCAAGATGACCGACATCGCCGGACAGTTCCTCGCCGAAAACAACAAAACCCAGTTCCGCTGCGCCGAAACCGAAAAGTTCCCCCACGTCACCTTCTTCTTCAACGACTACCGCGAAGAACCCTTCCCAGGCGAAACCCGCGGCATGGCCCAGTCACCCAAAGTCCCCACCTACGACCTCCAGCCCGAGATGTCCGCACCCGAAATCACCCGACTCGTCCTAGAACAGGTCAACAACAACTCCCAGGACTTCATCCTCGTCAACTTCGCCAATGGCGACATGGTCGGACACACCGGCAAACTCGACGCCGCCATCAAAGCCGTCGAAACCGTCGACCACGCCGTCGGACAACTCGTCGACGCCGTCCTCGCCCAAGGCGGAAAACTCATCGTCACCGCCGACCACGGCAACGCAGAACAGATGTTCGACCCCAACACCGGCAGCCCACACACCGCCCACACCACCTACGACGTCGAAGCCATCATCGTCGACCCCGCCCTCAACAAAGACACCCCCCTCCGCCAAGGCGGACGCCTCGCCGACATCCTCCCAACCGCCCTCCACCTCATGAACCTCACCCCACCCAAAGCCATGACCGGCACCTCCCTCCTCAAACCCTGAGCATCCCACAACAGAATCCAGCGTGTCATGAACCACAGGCGCCAGCCTGTGGGCCCATCCCCTCTTAAATGACCACCCCCCTACCAAACACAAGCCGCGTCTTCCTCCTCAAATCGGGTGCTCGCATGCCACACTTTGCCACCGTGCAGCGCAGGCAAAGTGTGCCCGCAATGAACAACACCAGGTGGCTGGAGTCCGGCGCAGCCAACCCTTACCCCAAACCCCTCTGATAAACCTGCAACAGCATCCCCCCATACTTCACCGCCACCGGACCCTCCAACCCATCCACCTCCGCCGCCTCTCCGTACGCCGTAGGCGTCCGCAGACACACCACCCCGCCCTCCTCCAACCGACCCCCCAACCGCCCAATCACCCCCATCATCCGCTCCACCGCACCCCCATCGCCCATCAACTTGTAAGGCGGGTCCATGAACACCAACGCCAACGGTTCCGACTCCAACTGATCCAGCCACATCGGCAGCAACGCACTCCCCGACACGATCCGCGACCGATCCATCAGCCCCAACGACTCCAGATTCGTCCGCAAGACCCGCTGGATCGTCCGGTCCGACTCCACAAACGTGCAGAATCGAGACCCCCGCGACAACGCCTCGATCCCCAGCCCCCCCGTCCCCGCAAACAAGTCCAGCGTCGGCCCGAACGGGTCCTCCATCCGCTCCCCCAGCATCCCACGAGCCGTCAGACGATCAAACAACGCCTGCTTCACACGATCCGTGATCGGCCGCGTCGTCTCAGCATCTGGCGGGCCAACCAGCTTCCGGTGTCGATGGGTCCCTGCAATCACACGCATACTCCCATCCTACGCCACAACCCCGCTAGAAAACCCAGCCCCGGTTCGGTACGGTGCCCCATGTAACACCTCCCCCCGCCGCCCCCTTGAAGCAATATCCAATCCCATGACCACCAAACAGAAAAAACGCGACGATAAAAAGAAGAAAAAGAACAAGCCCGACGGCCCCACCAAGGCCCAGCGCGCCGACAAATACGACCTCTATCAGAAAGCCGTCCAGGACCCCGAGCACGAGGTCGACTTCTTCGAACTCGCCTACCGCGAAGCCAACGATGGCGCCTCACCCACCACACTCCGCGAAGACTTCTGCGGAACCTTCGCCATCTGCTGCACCTGGGCCGCCTCCAAACCCGACCGCAGGTCCCTGGGCGTCGACCTCGACCCCGAACCCCTCGACTGGGGCATGGCCCACAACCTCACCAAACTCAACCCCGAACAACAGTCCCGCGTCACCCTCCTCAAAGACGACGTCCGCAAAATCACCCAGGCCAAAGCCGATGTCCTCTCCGCCCAGAACTTCTCCTTCTACCTCTTCACTGAACGCAAAGACCTCGTCAACTACTTCAAGGCCGCACGCGAAAACCTCGCCCCAGGCGGGGTCATGGTCCTCGATATGATGGGCGGGCCCGAATGCCTCAAAGAAGACAACGATGAACCCCGCAAATGCGACGGCTTCCACTACACCTGGCGCACCGAAAGCGTCAACCCCATCACCAACATCTCAAGCCACACCATCTCCTTCAAGTTCAAGGACGGCAGCAAACTCCGCAATGCCTTCACCTACCAGTGGCGCATGTACTCCATCCCCGAAGTCCGCGATGCCCTGCTCGATGCCGGATTCCCCAGAGTCGATGTCTACTGGGAAGGCGCCACCGAAGACGGTGACGGCGACGGCGACTGGAAAATCACCACCGAAGCCGAGATGGACCCCTCTTGGCTCTGCTACATGGTCGCCCGCCGCGACCTCCAACCCGTCGGAAAGCTCAACGGAAAGACCGCCCGATGAAACTCCAGGGACCCCGCGGAACCCGCGACTTCTACCCCGACGACATGGCCTGGCGGCGACGACTCGAAGACGCCTGGCGCACCGTCTCCGTCCGACACGGATTCGAAGAAGTCGATGGACCCATCTTCGAAACCCAGGAACTCTACAAAATAAAATCAGGCGACGGCATCCTCTCCGAAATCTTCCACGTCAAACACCCTCAGGGCGATGCCGAGTTCGCACTCCGCCCCGAGTTCACACCCACCCTCGCCCGTATGGTCGCCGCCCGCGCCAACGGACTCCCTAAACCCATCAAGTGGTTCGCCACCCCCAACTTCTGCCGCGCCGAGCGACCCCAACGAGGAAGACTCCGAGAGTTCTGGCAGTGGAACGCCGACATCCTCGGCTCCGAATCCGCCCTCGCCGACGCCGAATGCATCCTCGTCGCCATCGACCTGCTCCGCGAGTTCGGACTCAGCAACCAGCACATCGT
This region includes:
- the bioB gene encoding biotin synthase BioB, which translates into the protein MEEAVMISPNHPDRSEQIATLALLVLGGGQLDREQARFLATLEGDDLYDLFYWANKIRIRFVGRQVKFCSIVTGKTGACSEDCSYCSQSKHYKTHVTPDKMSVEDMLNASDEAMANGASSMGIVNSGRGPTERELDWMEPFFRKTAEEGKIRPCATLGELTPEQAKRLKDMGVQRVNHNLETSARHFDQIVSTHSYQDRVRTIQNAKAAGLSICSGGIFGMGEDWDDRIDMALALRDLGADVVPINFLNAIQGTPMYGEVTPLEPMEALQIIAVYRFLLPDRELKIAGGREKILRDMQSWIFFAGGSSFLIGNYLTTFGRTPKQDHQMLRDLGLSFTTFDEVEHAADPAAALDRSPGHASKAREGALMARRDGSLVALPVLNQGEKPLAAV
- the plsY gene encoding glycerol-3-phosphate 1-O-acyltransferase PlsY, producing MTLTLWMLAAYLAGSIPFGLLIGRARGIDIRHHGSKNIGATNVGRVLGRPLGLLCFALDLAKGLTPVLLYCTLGPGVAPGSGLLAALSGLAVAVAAMAGHILPIWLKFKGGKGVATGLGITLGLYPILTLPAVAVGLLWLATTWITGYVSLASVIASALLPPLALVSSLVQGGTPAEAATYTTITTALAAMIIIRHRANLQRLRQGTEARVKWARTK
- the gpmI gene encoding 2,3-bisphosphoglycerate-independent phosphoglycerate mutase — encoded protein: MPDTPKPVVVIVRDGWGRNPNPQHDAFNAIKLANTPRCDALLDRYPHTLIHTSGEDVGLPEDTMGNSEVGHQNIGAGRVVDQESVRITKAIRDQSFFEIPALVNAVKRTKTGARRFVHLMGIASDAGVHGLMDHLYACLELCKRLGQQRVALHLFTDGRDTGPFTGKDFIQQIEAKCKEIGVGQIASIAGRYYAMDRDNRWERVEQAYACLTGIHGRKLELPIAPSAQQAIQNYYDQPANDSQQGDEFIVPTMIGDSIDDALATRISADDTVIFYNYRGDRPREIVKAFVLPNDQWDNVPPSPDTGTRGFNRTRRLGVEMVTLTAYEQGLPVKVAFPKPPKMTDIAGQFLAENNKTQFRCAETEKFPHVTFFFNDYREEPFPGETRGMAQSPKVPTYDLQPEMSAPEITRLVLEQVNNNSQDFILVNFANGDMVGHTGKLDAAIKAVETVDHAVGQLVDAVLAQGGKLIVTADHGNAEQMFDPNTGSPHTAHTTYDVEAIIVDPALNKDTPLRQGGRLADILPTALHLMNLTPPKAMTGTSLLKP
- a CDS encoding RsmD family RNA methyltransferase; the encoded protein is MRVIAGTHRHRKLVGPPDAETTRPITDRVKQALFDRLTARGMLGERMEDPFGPTLDLFAGTGGLGIEALSRGSRFCTFVESDRTIQRVLRTNLESLGLMDRSRIVSGSALLPMWLDQLESEPLALVFMDPPYKLMGDGGAVERMMGVIGRLGGRLEEGGVVCLRTPTAYGEAAEVDGLEGPVAVKYGGMLLQVYQRGLG